The following are encoded together in the Humulus lupulus chromosome 5, drHumLupu1.1, whole genome shotgun sequence genome:
- the LOC133778362 gene encoding uncharacterized protein LOC133778362 — protein MHAFRSSCLLIFTFSHKMRSCVFSFLLMLTYFSASAHAARFDITNRCTYTVWAAAVPGGGRKLNSGESWPLDVSAGTKGARIWARTGCNFDGAGRGRCQTGDCGGILQCQGFGQPPNTLAEYALNQFQNLDFFDISLVEGFNVPMVFSPTSNCDRGITCKANINGECPDVLRAPGGCNNPCTVFETDEYCCNSGTCEPTDYSRFFKQRCPDAYSYSKDDQTSTFTCPGGTDYQVVFCPGTQAYRGLKATINITNKCSFVVWAAAVPGGGQKLNPGQSWALGVKSDTEGRIWARTGCEFNSEGQGRCDSGDCSGVLECRGHGRAPHTLAEYALKKNSYLDMAKTSLVEGFNVPVEFSSASAASCDPGIKCTADINGLCPMELRDPGGCNNPCTVFNNDQFCCKSDKCTATSYSKFFKDLCPDVYTYPLDHDSRSTFSCLNGTDYNVVFCP, from the exons ATGCATGCCTTCCGCAGCAGCTGCCTTTTGATTTTTACTTTCTCCCATAAAATGAGGTCCTGCGTTTTCTCATTTCTTTTGATGCTGACTTATTTCTCCGCGTCAGCCCATGCAGCCAGATTTGATATCACAAACAGGTGCACCTACACTGTCTGGGCAGCTGCCGTGCCCGGTGGTGGAAGGAAGCTAAACTCAGGCGAATCATGGCCCCTTGACGTGAGCGCAGGCACGAAAGGGGCTCGCATATGGGCTCGTACAGGTTGTAATTTCGATGGGGCTGGACGCGGCAGATGCCAGACTGGCGACTGCGGCGGCATTCTCCAATGCCAGGGCTTTGGGCAGCCGCCCAACACGTTGGCCGAGTACGCACTGAACCAATTCCAGAACTTAGATTTCTTCGATATCTCACTGGTGGAGGGGTTCAATGTCCCCATGGTCTTCAGTCCCACATCAAATTGCGACCGAGGGATCACGTGTAAGGCAAATATAAACGGTGAATGCCCAGATGTGTTGAGGGCCCCTGGAGGCTGCAACAATCCATGCACTGTCTTTGAAACCGATGAGTATTGTTGTAACTCCGGTACCTGTGAACCCACAGATTATTCGAGGTTCTTTAAGCAGAGATGCCCTGATGCTTATAGTTACTCTAAGGATGATCAAACCAGCACATTTACGTGCCCTGGTGGGACTGACTACCAGGTTGTCTTCTGCCCAG GAACACAGGCCTATCGTGGGCTCAAGGCCACAATCAATATCACAAACAAGTGCTCCTTCGTTGTCTGGGCAGCCGCAGTGCCCGGTGGCGGCCAAAAACTAAACCCGGGCCAATCGTGGGCCCTTGGCGTAAAATCGGACACAGAAGGGCGCATCTGGGCCCGGACTGGATGCGAATTTAACTCGGAAGGGCAAGGTAGGTGTGACAGCGGCGACTGTAGTGGTGTCCTTGAATGCCGAGGCCACGGCCGGGCCCCACACACCCTTGCTGAATACGCGCTTAAAAAGAACAGCTACTTAGATATGGCCAAAACCTCACTTGTCGAGGGCTTCAACGTCCCAGTGGAATTTAGTTCCGCATCAGCTGCGTCTTGCGACCCGGGGATCAAGTGCACTGCGGACATCAACGGACTGTGTCCGATGGAGTTGAGAGACCCCGGAGGGTGTAATAATCCTTGTACTGTGTTTAACAATGATCAGTTCTGTTGCAAATCTGACAAGTGTACGGCAACAAGCTATTCTAAGTTTTTTAAGGATCTCTGCCCTGATGTTTATACATATCCTCTAGACCATGATTCAAGAAGCACATTTAGTTGCCTTAATGGGACAGACTACAATGTTGTATTCTGCCCATAG